One genomic window of Ziziphus jujuba cultivar Dongzao chromosome 4, ASM3175591v1 includes the following:
- the LOC107417037 gene encoding LOW QUALITY PROTEIN: APO protein 4, mitochondrial (The sequence of the model RefSeq protein was modified relative to this genomic sequence to represent the inferred CDS: inserted 1 base in 1 codon; substituted 5 bases at 5 genomic stop codons), which produces MSYSSRRFYSSKIVDLKXLRSMIQKRIDNRGNGNPIRXLLPVVQEVLNSRTLLYXGVSVFLKVFPLLAPKFCSEVYVGKEGHSIQTCCGYRRNAKNWVHEWIVGGLSDILVPVKTFHLECVHQDVIKHHQIFDFERVPAVVELCWQAGAVPSDEDLYPSTHNIQVSCAVVDEVESLSPDGLRSIANGTLRAWETLGIGIQKLLLVYPAKVCKHCAEVHVGPLGHKARLCWVFXVXEMGEAHFWKKAEVDDLVPPEAVWXRRPQDHPVLLNEERDFYAHAPAVPHLSIKAGAIAPAKYNCMMKVQGLSGPVEIKV; this is translated from the exons ATGTCCTACAGTTCTCGGAGGTTTTACAGCTCGAAAATAGTGGATTTGAAGTAACTACGTTCGATGATACAGAAGAGAATTGATAATCGGGGCAATGGTAATCCAATACGTTGATTGCTTCCAGTGGTCCAGGAGGTCCTCAATTCCAGGACACTCTTAT GAGGCGTCAGTGTCTTCCTCAAAGTTTTCCCTCTTCTGGCCCCCAA GTTCTGTTCAGAAGTATATGTTGGCAAGGAAGGACACTCGATTCAGACTTGTTGTGGTTATAGACGAAATGCCAAGAACTGGGTTCATGAATGGATTGTTGGTGGTCTGAGTGATATACTTGTTCCAGTTAAGACATTTCACCTAGAATGCGTGCACCAGGATGTTATTAAGCACCACCAAATATTTGACTTTGAACGTGTTCCTGCAGTTGTTGAGCTATGCTGGCAAGCAGGAGCTGTTCCAAGTGATGAAGATTTATACCCCAGCACTCACAACATCCAAGTTAGCTGTGCTGTTGTTGATGAAGTTGAGTCTTTGTCACCTGATGGACTGAGGTCCATAGCCAACGGAACTTTGAGAGCATGGGAAACACTTGGAATTGGGATACAGAAACTGTTGTTGGTATATCCTGCTAAAGTCTGTAAACATTGTGCAGAAGTTCATGTTGGGCCGTTGGGACATAAGGCTAGACTTTGTTGGGTGTTTTAAGTATGAGAGATGGGAGAAGCCCACTTTTGGAAGAAAGCAGAAGTGGATGATTTGGTGCCCCCAGAGGCTGTGTGGTGACGAAGACCTCAGGATCATCCTGTGCTTTTAAATGAAGAGAGGGACTTTTATGCGCATGCACCTGCAGTGCCACATCTGAGCATAAAAGCTGGTGCTATTGCACCTGCAAAGTACAATTGTATGATGAAAGTGCAAGGCTTATCTGGTCCTGTAGAAATCAAAGTTTGA